Proteins from a genomic interval of bacterium:
- a CDS encoding cell division protein SepF: protein MNKLLTWMGLVDEGEPSLNPGYGTRTDMPSRRPPPRSQFRIVDDQPQTPADRSSRIAEPVPPYQRPAVVSARGDSDVIVRGPEAAVISASYTEILEARGFDDVRKVADVLREQVPVVVNLKSLDPPTVRRLVDFLCGLVYALEGTIQKPAAGVLLVRPPRVTITRQELQRLASLGLYDIDV, encoded by the coding sequence ATGAACAAACTGCTGACATGGATGGGTCTCGTGGACGAAGGAGAGCCCTCCCTGAACCCCGGTTACGGAACCCGGACCGACATGCCCAGCCGCCGGCCTCCGCCGCGGAGCCAGTTCCGCATAGTGGACGATCAGCCGCAGACACCGGCTGACCGGAGTTCCCGGATCGCCGAGCCGGTCCCTCCCTACCAGCGGCCCGCGGTGGTTTCCGCACGCGGCGACTCGGATGTCATCGTGCGGGGTCCGGAGGCGGCCGTCATCTCGGCCAGCTACACCGAGATACTCGAGGCCCGCGGATTCGATGACGTGAGGAAGGTCGCCGACGTACTCCGGGAACAGGTTCCGGTGGTGGTGAACCTGAAGAGTCTCGATCCTCCGACGGTACGGAGGTTGGTCGACTTCCTGTGCGGCCTCGTGTATGCGTTGGAGGGGACCATCCAGAAACCGGCCGCGGGAGTCCTGCTGGTGCGCCCCCCGAGGGTCACGATCACCCGGCAGGAGTTACAGCGCCTGGCCTCCCTGGGCCTGTACGACATCGACGTCTGA
- a CDS encoding TraR/DksA C4-type zinc finger protein gives MASRRKLAESTLARFKRLLEERERSLVSVIADHEAERSEVRMAETAAERRPDPDSADGGAMAFEFEKELSVDRNSRDLLGQVRNALQSLEDGTYGDCRVCGSSIPVARLRALPQTSLCVKCASRRR, from the coding sequence ATGGCTTCTCGACGCAAGCTGGCCGAGTCCACACTCGCACGTTTCAAGAGGCTCCTCGAGGAGAGGGAGCGGAGCCTGGTGTCGGTCATCGCCGACCACGAAGCCGAGCGGAGCGAGGTCAGGATGGCTGAGACCGCCGCTGAGCGCCGACCCGATCCGGACTCGGCCGATGGCGGCGCGATGGCCTTCGAGTTCGAGAAGGAACTGTCGGTGGACCGCAACAGCCGTGACCTGCTCGGCCAGGTCCGTAACGCCCTCCAGTCACTGGAGGACGGCACCTACGGCGACTGCCGGGTATGTGGAAGCTCCATCCCGGTGGCGCGCCTGCGGGCCCTTCCGCAGACCAGCCTGTGCGTGAAGTGCGCGTCGCGCCGGCGCTGA
- a CDS encoding DivIVA domain-containing protein, with the protein MRISSNEVQAVKFSVALRGYAEDEVDAFLDIVVKTISEYEGLHDRLQREVGRLRAALDECRENRIAEGSAKARTVVTVQADEAVARVREVIDEAARTSEQMVENVLEAGEHLLDQFRAAMTPGEQQDGPVPR; encoded by the coding sequence ATGCGGATAAGTTCGAACGAGGTCCAGGCGGTCAAGTTCTCGGTTGCCCTGCGCGGGTACGCCGAGGACGAGGTCGACGCCTTTCTCGACATCGTGGTCAAGACGATCTCCGAGTACGAGGGACTCCACGACCGGCTGCAGCGTGAGGTAGGGCGGCTGCGGGCGGCGCTCGACGAATGCCGGGAGAACCGGATCGCGGAGGGTTCAGCCAAGGCCCGGACCGTGGTGACCGTCCAGGCCGATGAGGCCGTGGCCCGGGTTCGGGAAGTGATCGACGAGGCCGCTCGGACATCGGAACAGATGGTTGAGAACGTGCTGGAGGCGGGCGAGCACCTTCTGGACCAATTCCGCGCCGCCATGACACCTGGAGAGCAGCAGGACGGTCCCGTCCCGCGTTGA
- a CDS encoding YggT family protein translates to MIRLICNLLQLYVVAIVARAVLSWIEVPGDHPVGRAVAVLSRIVDPPLRPLRRSLPAIPVGGVRLDLSPIILIVAIMIVARIICR, encoded by the coding sequence TTGATCCGGCTGATCTGCAATCTGCTGCAGCTCTACGTGGTTGCGATCGTCGCCCGGGCCGTCCTGAGCTGGATCGAGGTTCCCGGCGATCACCCGGTCGGCCGGGCGGTGGCGGTGCTCTCGCGGATCGTGGATCCGCCGCTCCGGCCGCTCCGGCGCTCCCTTCCCGCCATCCCTGTGGGGGGTGTCAGGTTGGATCTGTCGCCGATCATCCTGATCGTGGCGATAATGATCGTGGCGAGGATCATATGCAGATGA
- the ileS gene encoding isoleucine--tRNA ligase — translation MPGSKPDSAPVSDFTRVPPGLDLPALDARILERWDETGAFQASVEMRPREHEYTFYDGPPFASGSPHYGHILAGIIKDIVPRYWTMRGHRVERRFGWDTHGLPVEMEVEQQLGISGPRQIEELGVTVFNDACRRMVEVTTADWEGITRRIGRWVDFRNDYKTMDPEFMESVWWVFRALWDKGLVYRAFKVLPYSWAAGTTLSNFEVSLGGYRDHPDPAVTVRLEILDTPDPSGPARPGDYLTIWTTTPWTLPGNLAVAVGPDIDYVAIEDGGGRYWVAAGRVEEVFGEARRPAAVASGSELMGVRYRPPLPYFEDRAARRAFRVIPSPSVTTDEGTGLVHMAPAYGEEDLYALADADLDAIVDPVDLEARFTAATPDLAGLHVFEAADTIIGLLRESGALLKNEQIVHSYPFCYRTDQPLIYKAIPTWFVRVEAVRDRMVELNGSIHWVPGPVGANRFGNWLEDARDWAVSRNRFWGSCIPVWECDSCGYQECMGGREDLAERSGVWLEDLHKHVVDEVTYSCPSCTDRPGVMARVPEVLDCWFESGSMPYAQYHYPFENEERFPRTFPADFIAEGLDQTRGWFYTLHVLAAALFDEVAFRNCVVNGMILAEDGRKMSKRLKNYPEPSAVLDRYGGDAVRAYLIDSPVLRAEPLRFSEAGVREVVRTVILPFWNAYSFFTTYAEADGIRFEDLRSAPVPADRPEIDRWILSVLQSLIRRTNELMEGYYLYAVVGPALGFVNDLTNWYVRRSRRRFWRAREGNEADKQAAFATLYEVLVTFSRLLAPVLPFITEEIHTGLVPEASSVHHTDYPVVDEDTIDEDLERSMDVARTVVTLGRSLRSYHSIGVRQPLARLAVVTRDPDVTAAVHRHGAVIAEELNVKEIGTREDELSVVELAAKANYKRLGPRLGAAVREVAAALAGLPSDEVASLLEAGAMTIAGHELSADDVVITRNPLPGLAVASDGSLSVALDTVLTGGLRSEGLAREVVSRIQRARRDLGLEVTDRIGLRYHTDDDLLAEAVQTHAGFIAGEVLAVEILPGPVQGGTRFEIGESALSVRLEKAAG, via the coding sequence ATGCCAGGTAGCAAACCCGACTCCGCGCCGGTCTCCGACTTCACCCGAGTGCCTCCCGGGCTCGACCTCCCGGCCCTCGACGCGCGCATCCTGGAGCGTTGGGACGAGACCGGGGCCTTCCAGGCCTCCGTCGAGATGCGACCCCGCGAGCACGAGTACACGTTCTACGACGGCCCCCCGTTCGCCTCCGGGAGCCCCCACTACGGCCACATCCTGGCCGGGATCATCAAGGACATCGTTCCCCGCTACTGGACCATGCGGGGACACCGGGTGGAACGCCGCTTCGGCTGGGACACCCACGGCTTGCCGGTCGAGATGGAGGTCGAGCAGCAGCTCGGCATCTCCGGCCCCCGCCAGATCGAGGAGCTGGGCGTGACCGTCTTCAACGACGCCTGCCGCCGGATGGTCGAGGTCACCACCGCCGACTGGGAGGGCATAACCCGCCGCATAGGCCGCTGGGTCGACTTCAGGAACGACTACAAGACCATGGACCCCGAGTTCATGGAGAGCGTCTGGTGGGTGTTCCGAGCGCTGTGGGACAAAGGTCTCGTCTACCGGGCCTTCAAGGTACTTCCCTACTCGTGGGCCGCCGGCACCACCCTGTCCAACTTCGAGGTGAGCCTGGGCGGCTATCGCGACCACCCCGACCCCGCCGTCACGGTCCGCTTGGAGATCCTCGACACCCCCGACCCGAGCGGGCCGGCCCGCCCCGGCGACTACCTGACCATCTGGACCACCACTCCCTGGACGCTTCCGGGCAACCTGGCGGTGGCAGTCGGCCCCGACATCGACTACGTGGCGATCGAGGACGGCGGAGGCCGCTACTGGGTGGCTGCCGGCCGGGTGGAGGAGGTCTTCGGCGAGGCCCGGCGGCCGGCTGCGGTCGCCTCCGGCAGCGAGCTGATGGGGGTGCGCTACCGGCCGCCCCTCCCCTACTTCGAGGATCGTGCCGCCCGGAGGGCCTTCCGGGTGATCCCCAGCCCGTCGGTGACCACCGACGAGGGAACCGGCCTGGTCCATATGGCGCCCGCCTACGGCGAGGAGGACCTCTACGCCTTGGCGGACGCGGACCTGGACGCAATCGTCGATCCGGTCGACCTCGAGGCGAGGTTCACCGCCGCCACCCCCGACCTGGCCGGGCTCCACGTGTTCGAAGCGGCCGACACCATCATCGGCCTCCTCCGGGAATCGGGAGCGCTGCTGAAGAATGAGCAGATCGTCCACTCCTACCCGTTCTGCTACCGCACCGATCAGCCGCTCATCTACAAGGCCATCCCAACCTGGTTCGTGCGGGTCGAGGCGGTCCGCGACCGGATGGTGGAGCTGAACGGATCCATCCATTGGGTTCCGGGGCCGGTAGGGGCCAACCGGTTCGGCAACTGGCTGGAGGACGCCCGGGACTGGGCGGTCTCCCGCAACCGGTTCTGGGGGAGCTGCATCCCGGTCTGGGAGTGCGACTCCTGTGGCTACCAGGAGTGCATGGGTGGCCGGGAAGATCTGGCCGAACGGTCCGGCGTGTGGCTGGAGGACCTCCACAAGCACGTGGTCGACGAGGTGACCTATTCCTGCCCGTCATGCACGGACCGGCCAGGTGTCATGGCCCGCGTGCCCGAAGTGCTGGACTGCTGGTTCGAGTCCGGGTCGATGCCATACGCCCAGTATCACTACCCGTTCGAGAACGAGGAACGTTTCCCGCGGACGTTCCCCGCCGACTTCATCGCCGAGGGTCTCGATCAGACCCGGGGATGGTTCTACACCCTCCATGTACTGGCCGCCGCCCTGTTCGACGAGGTCGCGTTCCGCAACTGCGTCGTCAACGGCATGATCCTGGCGGAGGACGGGCGCAAGATGTCCAAGCGTCTCAAGAACTACCCCGAGCCCTCCGCAGTTCTGGACCGGTACGGGGGAGACGCGGTCCGGGCCTACCTGATCGACTCGCCGGTACTGCGGGCCGAGCCGCTCCGCTTCTCCGAGGCGGGGGTGCGCGAGGTGGTGCGGACGGTGATCCTGCCGTTCTGGAACGCCTATTCCTTCTTCACCACCTATGCCGAGGCGGACGGTATCCGGTTCGAAGACCTCAGGTCGGCGCCCGTCCCCGCCGACCGGCCCGAGATCGACCGCTGGATACTGAGCGTCCTGCAGTCGCTGATCCGGCGGACCAACGAGTTGATGGAGGGCTACTACCTCTATGCCGTGGTGGGCCCGGCTCTCGGCTTCGTCAACGACCTGACCAACTGGTACGTGAGAAGGTCGAGGCGCCGGTTCTGGCGGGCTCGGGAGGGCAACGAGGCCGACAAGCAGGCTGCCTTCGCCACCCTCTACGAGGTGCTGGTGACCTTCAGCCGCCTGCTGGCGCCGGTCCTGCCCTTCATCACCGAGGAGATCCACACCGGCCTGGTACCGGAAGCCTCCAGCGTCCATCACACCGACTACCCGGTGGTGGACGAGGACACGATCGACGAGGACCTCGAGCGGTCGATGGATGTAGCCCGCACGGTGGTGACGCTCGGCCGGTCGCTGCGGTCGTATCACTCGATCGGTGTTCGCCAGCCCCTGGCGCGGCTGGCGGTGGTCACCCGCGATCCCGACGTGACGGCCGCGGTCCATCGCCACGGCGCGGTGATCGCCGAGGAGCTGAACGTCAAGGAGATCGGCACCCGTGAAGACGAGCTGTCGGTGGTCGAGCTGGCGGCCAAGGCCAACTACAAGCGCCTGGGTCCCCGCCTCGGCGCCGCGGTCCGGGAGGTCGCGGCCGCGCTGGCGGGACTGCCGTCGGACGAGGTGGCGTCCCTGCTCGAAGCGGGCGCGATGACCATCGCCGGCCACGAGTTGAGCGCCGACGACGTGGTCATCACCAGGAACCCCCTTCCGGGACTGGCTGTGGCGTCGGATGGTTCGCTGTCGGTGGCGCTCGACACGGTGCTCACCGGCGGACTGCGGAGCGAGGGCCTGGCCCGCGAGGTGGTGTCACGGATCCAGCGCGCCCGGCGCGACCTCGGGCTCGAGGTCACCGACCGGATCGGGCTCCGGTATCACACCGACGACGACCTCCTTGCCGAGGCCGTTCAGACCCACGCCGGATTCATCGCCGGCGAGGTGCTGGCTGTGGAGATCCTCCCCGGGCCCGTGCAAGGCGGGACACGGTTCGAGATCGGTGAGAGCGCCCTCTCGGTGCGCCTCGAGAAGGCAGCCGGCTAG
- the ftsZ gene encoding cell division protein FtsZ, with protein sequence MTVINESPLRSYVAVIKVVGVGGGGTNAVNRMIEAGIRGVEFVAVNTDAQALLMSEADVKLNIGGEFTKGLGAGADPSVGRSAAEDNREQIEEALAGSDLVFVTAGEGGGTGTGAAPVVADVARNLDALTVAVVTRPFGFEGHRRSKLAEQGIAALREAVDAMIVIPNDNLLAEADRSTTMMEAFAMADQVLTDGVNGIAQIITTPGLINVDFADVKTVLGGAGAAVLGIGRASGESRALQAAQQAMSSPLLETTMDGAKGVLLSICGPPDMTLAEVSEAAMAVQDHAESDAQIIFGATSDESVGEEVRVTVIAAGVGSPSAGPSGSGASRRTPYSDRSEGVFRSAEDDPLDIPDWLRE encoded by the coding sequence ATGACCGTTATCAACGAAAGCCCCCTCCGTAGCTATGTGGCTGTCATCAAGGTGGTCGGGGTGGGTGGCGGCGGCACGAACGCCGTCAACCGCATGATCGAAGCCGGAATCCGGGGAGTGGAGTTCGTCGCCGTGAACACGGACGCGCAGGCACTGCTCATGTCGGAGGCAGATGTCAAGCTCAACATCGGCGGCGAGTTCACGAAAGGACTGGGCGCCGGCGCGGATCCGTCGGTGGGCAGGTCCGCCGCCGAGGACAACAGGGAACAGATCGAGGAAGCGCTGGCCGGTTCGGATCTCGTCTTCGTGACCGCCGGCGAGGGCGGGGGAACGGGAACGGGCGCCGCACCCGTGGTGGCCGATGTCGCCCGCAACCTCGATGCCCTGACCGTCGCGGTCGTCACCAGGCCCTTCGGATTCGAGGGTCATCGCCGTTCCAAGCTGGCCGAGCAGGGCATAGCCGCGCTCAGGGAGGCGGTCGACGCCATGATCGTCATCCCGAACGACAACCTGCTGGCCGAGGCTGATCGCTCCACCACGATGATGGAGGCTTTCGCGATGGCCGACCAGGTCTTGACGGACGGGGTCAACGGCATCGCCCAGATCATCACCACACCCGGCCTCATCAACGTGGACTTCGCGGATGTCAAGACGGTTCTGGGCGGAGCCGGCGCGGCCGTGCTCGGTATCGGACGGGCATCGGGCGAGAGTCGGGCGCTGCAGGCGGCCCAGCAGGCGATGTCCAGCCCCTTGCTCGAAACCACGATGGACGGGGCCAAGGGTGTCCTGCTCTCGATTTGCGGCCCGCCCGATATGACCCTCGCCGAGGTGAGCGAGGCGGCCATGGCCGTCCAGGACCACGCCGAGTCCGATGCCCAGATCATCTTCGGTGCTACCTCCGACGAGTCGGTCGGCGAGGAGGTGCGCGTCACCGTGATCGCCGCCGGGGTGGGATCGCCTTCCGCGGGTCCGTCCGGATCGGGAGCGTCAAGGCGCACCCCGTACTCCGACCGATCGGAGGGCGTTTTCCGGTCGGCCGAGGATGATCCGCTGGACATACCCGACTGGCTCCGGGAATAG
- a CDS encoding FAD-dependent oxidoreductase, with protein MTSLPRRADVAVIGGGVVGLCVAYELAAHGRQVVVIDGGRIGRGSAAGNAGLITPSHLIPMAAPGVLSGVVGGMIRRTGPVTVRPSIDPSYLRWMIRFARNCNSRAAHAGAIALSTLGFLSADLAVQWIRRESIECSYQKSGLLYAYGDPAAFEASRHEADTMERYGVTVERYDAAELREQEPALDEGVVGGFRCVDDAGLDPARFMSGIVSVLSERGVVFVPQTRLLDFRTSDGGVDRLVTARGDLAADEVVIATGAWTPGVAALLGESIPIQAGKGYSMTVAAPRQGPRNNILLGDRWVAVNPIGDQLRMSGWLELGRLDTRPSLRRLATVEANVRSRVRLDPELTVLERWAGLRPVTPDGLPIIGRSPGWRNVTYAVGHGKLGLSHGPVTGRLVAQIICDRPTDLELDPFSPRRFG; from the coding sequence GTGACATCCCTGCCGCGCCGCGCCGACGTGGCGGTGATCGGTGGCGGCGTGGTCGGGCTGTGCGTCGCATACGAGTTGGCGGCGCATGGTCGCCAGGTGGTCGTCATCGACGGGGGACGGATCGGGCGCGGTAGCGCCGCCGGCAACGCCGGGTTGATCACCCCGAGCCACCTGATCCCCATGGCCGCCCCCGGCGTGCTGTCCGGCGTGGTGGGTGGGATGATCCGGCGGACCGGTCCGGTCACCGTGCGTCCGTCGATCGACCCGTCGTACCTGCGCTGGATGATCCGGTTTGCCCGCAATTGCAACTCCCGGGCCGCCCATGCGGGGGCGATCGCCCTGTCCACACTCGGGTTCCTCAGCGCCGACCTGGCGGTGCAGTGGATCAGGCGTGAAAGCATCGAGTGTTCCTACCAGAAGTCGGGACTCCTGTACGCCTACGGAGATCCGGCGGCCTTCGAAGCCTCTCGGCACGAGGCCGACACGATGGAGCGGTACGGCGTCACCGTCGAGAGATACGACGCCGCCGAACTCCGCGAGCAGGAGCCTGCACTCGACGAGGGGGTCGTCGGGGGATTCCGGTGCGTGGATGATGCCGGTCTGGATCCCGCCCGCTTCATGTCGGGAATCGTGTCGGTGCTCTCCGAACGCGGGGTCGTGTTCGTTCCCCAAACGCGGCTGCTGGACTTCCGGACCTCGGACGGCGGGGTGGACCGCCTGGTGACCGCGCGGGGCGACCTGGCGGCTGACGAGGTTGTGATCGCCACCGGCGCGTGGACCCCCGGCGTGGCCGCCCTGCTCGGTGAGTCGATCCCCATCCAGGCCGGTAAGGGTTACAGCATGACGGTGGCGGCGCCCCGCCAAGGTCCTCGCAACAACATCCTGTTGGGAGACCGATGGGTGGCGGTGAACCCGATCGGAGACCAACTGCGGATGAGCGGCTGGCTCGAGTTGGGCCGCCTCGACACTCGGCCGTCGTTACGCCGGCTGGCCACGGTGGAGGCCAACGTTCGATCCCGCGTCCGGCTCGACCCCGAGCTCACGGTGCTGGAAAGATGGGCGGGTCTGCGACCGGTGACGCCCGACGGGCTTCCCATCATCGGCCGGTCACCCGGCTGGCGCAACGTGACCTACGCCGTCGGGCACGGCAAGCTCGGCCTGTCGCACGGGCCGGTAACCGGCCGGCTGGTGGCCCAGATCATCTGCGACCGACCCACCGACCTCGAGCTGGATCCCTTCTCGCCCCGCCGGTTCGGCTAG
- a CDS encoding YggS family pyridoxal phosphate-dependent enzyme, with protein MSVAVRLREVVRRVEDAARRSGRDRDDVRIVAIGKGRPPAVLEEAIAAGHLVFGENRGQELASKAGRLPSNLEWHFVGPLQTNKVRMVRPLVALLHSFDRDRLVKPWLRGADRPPPTLLQVNIGREPQKSGVQPDLVVETFERWEAAGVPLAGVMAIPPIGARPEDSRPYFVRMREIRDELSARLGRPMALSMGMTDDFEVAIEEGSTIVRIGRAIFGP; from the coding sequence GTGAGCGTGGCCGTCCGCCTGCGCGAGGTGGTCCGGCGCGTCGAGGACGCTGCCCGCCGGTCGGGCCGGGACCGCGACGACGTGAGGATCGTGGCGATCGGCAAGGGCCGCCCACCCGCCGTACTGGAGGAGGCCATCGCCGCCGGACATCTGGTGTTCGGTGAGAACCGGGGGCAGGAGTTGGCGTCGAAGGCCGGCCGGCTCCCGAGCAACCTCGAATGGCACTTCGTGGGCCCGCTCCAGACCAACAAGGTGCGGATGGTCCGGCCGCTGGTGGCCCTGCTGCACTCCTTCGACCGCGATCGGCTGGTGAAGCCATGGCTGCGCGGCGCGGACCGGCCCCCACCGACCCTGCTACAGGTCAACATCGGGAGGGAGCCCCAGAAGTCGGGGGTCCAACCCGATCTCGTGGTCGAGACTTTCGAGCGGTGGGAAGCGGCGGGGGTCCCGCTGGCCGGAGTGATGGCGATACCTCCGATCGGCGCGAGACCAGAGGATTCCCGCCCCTACTTCGTCCGGATGCGGGAGATCAGGGACGAGCTGTCCGCCCGGCTGGGGCGTCCTATGGCGCTTAGCATGGGCATGACGGACGATTTTGAGGTGGCGATCGAGGAAGGATCCACCATCGTTCGCATCGGACGGGCTATCTTTGGGCCCTGA
- a CDS encoding polyphenol oxidase family protein, whose translation MLIRPPRFRGAAFTTAAAGDMLSGDRETVSRTLGVPSEWASLRQVHGAEVLTVTEPGRAGPGDALVSSAKALPLAVMTADCAGVVLETENAVGVAHAGWRGVVAGVVAATARRLEGLGRRPGPVLRAAIGPLIGPCCFEVGPEVAVLFRDRHVKSTGGMTTVDLATAVREQVPQAEWWSAEACTRCEEGWFSFRADRTKHRLAALGWIP comes from the coding sequence GTGCTGATCCGGCCTCCCCGGTTCCGCGGCGCCGCATTCACCACCGCCGCGGCCGGCGACATGTTGTCCGGTGATCGCGAGACGGTATCAAGGACGCTCGGGGTCCCATCCGAGTGGGCTTCGCTCCGCCAGGTTCATGGGGCGGAGGTACTGACCGTCACCGAACCGGGCCGGGCCGGGCCCGGCGACGCCCTCGTTAGTAGCGCAAAGGCTCTGCCTCTGGCCGTCATGACCGCCGACTGCGCAGGCGTGGTGCTGGAGACCGAGAATGCCGTGGGTGTGGCGCACGCCGGATGGAGGGGGGTGGTGGCCGGCGTGGTAGCGGCGACAGCCCGCCGTCTGGAGGGTCTGGGAAGGCGGCCCGGTCCGGTGTTGAGGGCTGCCATCGGTCCGTTGATCGGGCCCTGCTGTTTCGAGGTCGGTCCGGAAGTCGCCGTCCTGTTCCGTGACAGGCACGTCAAGTCCACCGGTGGCATGACGACCGTTGATCTGGCGACCGCCGTCCGTGAGCAGGTCCCGCAGGCCGAGTGGTGGTCGGCCGAGGCGTGTACTCGCTGCGAGGAGGGTTGGTTCTCGTTCCGGGCCGACCGCACCAAGCATCGCTTGGCGGCCTTGGGATGGATTCCGTGA
- a CDS encoding FtsQ-type POTRA domain-containing protein: MTIEPRIKRRRREVAEQQARTRIRRSIWMLVILACAGGVAWFLMSPFMSVEEVAVSGAVRVPVEDILQRSGVVEGRPLVTIRAPTVETHLMEDPRIAAASVKLVFPTRVEVVVRERVDTAWIDLGDRWGVLADDGVVLAYASTPTTRLPQIRVVIDDPGLGARIEVPEVGGALDFIAVLPDDLAERSLFEASDGELWVWVGNRIARLGLPSDMAAKATSLLTILDTAPVGLIDVTAPSRPAVRPWKSVGRTLPGLEYLKSQLEAEIYLEP, from the coding sequence TTGACCATCGAGCCCCGCATCAAACGTCGGCGCCGGGAGGTCGCCGAACAGCAGGCTCGGACTCGCATCCGGAGGTCCATCTGGATGCTGGTCATCCTGGCCTGTGCCGGCGGTGTGGCGTGGTTCCTGATGTCCCCGTTCATGAGTGTCGAGGAGGTGGCCGTCAGCGGCGCGGTGCGCGTGCCGGTCGAAGACATTCTTCAACGGAGCGGGGTGGTCGAGGGCAGGCCGCTGGTCACCATCCGCGCCCCCACGGTGGAAACCCACCTGATGGAGGATCCCAGGATCGCAGCCGCCTCCGTCAAGCTGGTGTTCCCCACCCGCGTCGAAGTGGTGGTTCGGGAGCGGGTGGACACAGCCTGGATCGACCTGGGGGACAGATGGGGGGTTCTGGCCGACGATGGCGTGGTGCTGGCTTACGCGTCCACGCCGACCACCCGGCTCCCGCAGATCCGCGTGGTCATCGATGACCCCGGGCTGGGCGCCAGGATCGAGGTCCCGGAGGTGGGCGGCGCGCTGGATTTCATCGCGGTCCTGCCGGATGACCTGGCGGAGCGGAGTCTCTTCGAGGCCAGCGACGGCGAGCTGTGGGTCTGGGTGGGTAACCGGATAGCCCGGCTCGGCCTACCCAGCGACATGGCGGCCAAGGCGACCTCGCTCCTCACGATCCTCGACACCGCTCCGGTCGGACTCATCGACGTCACGGCCCCGAGCCGTCCCGCAGTCCGGCCCTGGAAGTCGGTCGGCAGGACGCTGCCCGGACTCGAATACCTTAAGTCTCAACTAGAAGCAGAGATTTATCTAGAACCTTAA